From Verrucomicrobiota bacterium JB022, one genomic window encodes:
- the thiS gene encoding sulfur carrier protein ThiS: MDVAQIEIVANGQTYQIALGTPLPAFLEQRGQAVRRVVVERNGEALTPAEAEQTTLAAGDRLEIVRIVAGG, from the coding sequence ATGGACGTTGCACAGATCGAGATCGTCGCCAACGGGCAAACCTACCAGATCGCCCTCGGCACGCCCCTGCCCGCCTTTCTGGAGCAGCGTGGCCAGGCCGTGCGGCGCGTGGTGGTAGAGCGCAATGGCGAGGCCCTCACCCCGGCCGAGGCCGAGCAGACGACGCTGGCCGCCGGCGACCGCCTGGAAATCGTGCGCATCGTCGCCGGAGGCTGA
- a CDS encoding DUF1343 domain-containing protein: MALSRTAGRWLLPWLLFLILPTLAAARIGLGIDTLKSRDFDVLQGKRVGLLTHPAGVNRFGTSTIDVLRQAPGVNLVALFGPEHGIYGDEKANEDIQDRTDRRTGLPVYSLYGKYRRPSPEMLDRIDVMVIDLQDLGVRSYTYVSAMRYTMEACFEAGTEVVVLDRPNPLGGLKVDGPMLDKGLESYVGAFPVPYVHGLTIGELARMAKDQPGVLQVSDEVRQRGRLTIVPMTGWRRSMMWPQTELAWVPTSPAIPDLSAAMGYSMTGLGCQLGGFKHGFGSQYPFRVLQFSGKTPEEIEAALEARRIPGVEFRVVPFDVKGKPHRGVYVLVTDWQTVRPTELSFHLMTIAAGWSRGNPFRAAPDSQQLLFNKHVGSYAWWEELEQKGAQADVRGFVNRWTQQAKAFQQQSRRWWLYE, from the coding sequence ATGGCTCTATCGCGCACTGCTGGCCGCTGGCTCCTGCCCTGGCTGCTCTTCCTCATCCTCCCCACCCTAGCCGCCGCCCGGATCGGCCTCGGCATCGACACGCTCAAATCCCGTGATTTCGACGTGCTGCAAGGCAAGCGCGTGGGCCTGCTCACCCACCCCGCCGGGGTCAACCGCTTTGGCACCAGCACGATCGACGTGCTGCGTCAGGCACCGGGGGTGAACCTTGTGGCGCTCTTCGGCCCCGAGCACGGCATCTATGGCGACGAGAAGGCCAACGAGGACATCCAGGACCGGACCGACCGCCGCACCGGCCTGCCCGTCTACTCGCTCTATGGCAAGTATCGCCGCCCGAGCCCCGAGATGCTCGACCGGATCGACGTGATGGTGATCGACCTGCAAGACCTCGGGGTGCGCAGCTACACCTACGTCAGCGCCATGCGCTACACGATGGAGGCATGCTTCGAGGCCGGCACCGAAGTGGTGGTGCTCGACCGGCCCAACCCACTGGGCGGCCTGAAGGTCGACGGCCCGATGCTCGACAAGGGGCTGGAAAGCTACGTGGGCGCGTTCCCGGTGCCCTACGTGCATGGCCTGACGATTGGCGAACTGGCGCGGATGGCCAAAGACCAGCCGGGCGTGCTCCAGGTGTCGGACGAGGTGCGCCAGCGCGGTCGCCTGACCATCGTGCCCATGACGGGCTGGCGACGCAGCATGATGTGGCCGCAAACCGAGCTGGCCTGGGTGCCTACCTCCCCCGCCATCCCCGACCTTTCCGCCGCGATGGGCTATAGCATGACGGGCCTCGGCTGTCAGCTCGGCGGCTTCAAGCATGGCTTCGGCTCGCAATACCCCTTCCGCGTGCTCCAGTTTAGCGGCAAGACGCCGGAGGAGATCGAGGCGGCCCTGGAGGCGCGTCGCATCCCGGGCGTCGAGTTCCGCGTGGTGCCCTTTGACGTCAAGGGAAAGCCGCACCGGGGCGTCTACGTGCTGGTGACGGATTGGCAGACCGTGCGCCCGACGGAGCTGAGCTTCCACCTGATGACGATTGCCGCCGGGTGGAGCCGGGGAAACCCTTTCCGCGCCGCACCGGACTCCCAGCAGCTGCTCTTCAACAAGCACGTAGGCAGCTACGCCTGGTGGGAAGAGCTGGAGCAAAAGGGCGCACAAGCCGACGTGCGAGGCTTCGTCAACCGCTGGACGCAACAGGCCAAGGCGTTCCAGCAGCAGAGCCGCCGCTGGTGGCTCTACGAGTAG
- a CDS encoding glycerate kinase, which produces MRVLLAFDKFKGSMTAGQACAAAREVLQQRHGDWQIDEAPLTDGGEGFVQILTHCLGGYTEPRKVTGPLWQPKEALIGWVQLAAVPVSAKSRLDVPDTGKLAIIEMAQAAGFLDVPADQRNPWHTTTYGVGELIRYAVESGASAILVGIGGSATNDAGAGALEALGMKAYDRELQPVTHLSPDQWKRINSLGGLVNYRDQFPPIRIACDVRNPLTGERGATSVFGPQKGLQPDDQPSLERQMDKMGRRLLGLFGHPLSTHEERLNEPGAGAAGGLGFGLRTAFPQARFVEGFPLVAELLSLHDKLAAADLVLTGEGRFDSSSLDGKGPLSVLTAARKDARKLLLCGGLDPAAVEQAAQTLPGLEAVALTPDDWPIERRLAEGEEALRKQLAALD; this is translated from the coding sequence ATGCGCGTGTTACTGGCATTCGACAAGTTCAAGGGCAGCATGACGGCGGGGCAGGCCTGCGCGGCAGCACGGGAAGTGTTGCAGCAGCGGCATGGGGACTGGCAGATCGACGAGGCTCCGCTGACCGATGGCGGCGAGGGCTTTGTGCAGATCCTCACCCACTGCCTCGGCGGCTACACCGAGCCCCGCAAAGTCACCGGGCCCCTCTGGCAGCCCAAAGAGGCCCTAATCGGCTGGGTGCAGCTCGCTGCGGTGCCCGTCTCGGCCAAGAGTCGCCTCGATGTGCCCGACACCGGCAAGCTGGCCATTATCGAAATGGCGCAGGCCGCCGGCTTCCTCGACGTGCCGGCGGACCAGCGCAACCCGTGGCATACCACCACCTACGGCGTGGGCGAGCTGATCCGCTACGCGGTCGAAAGCGGTGCCTCCGCCATCCTCGTGGGCATTGGCGGCAGCGCGACCAACGACGCGGGCGCGGGTGCCCTCGAAGCCCTCGGCATGAAGGCCTACGACCGTGAGCTGCAGCCCGTGACGCACCTTTCGCCCGACCAGTGGAAGCGCATCAACAGCCTGGGCGGCCTCGTGAACTACCGCGACCAGTTTCCACCCATCCGCATCGCCTGCGACGTGCGCAACCCTTTGACCGGCGAACGCGGCGCGACCAGCGTCTTCGGCCCGCAAAAGGGCCTGCAGCCCGACGACCAGCCGAGCCTCGAACGCCAGATGGACAAGATGGGGCGGCGCCTGCTGGGCCTCTTCGGGCACCCCCTCAGCACCCACGAGGAGCGGCTGAACGAGCCGGGCGCGGGCGCGGCGGGCGGCCTGGGCTTTGGCTTGCGCACGGCCTTCCCGCAAGCGCGCTTTGTCGAGGGCTTCCCGCTGGTGGCCGAGCTGCTGAGCTTGCACGACAAGCTGGCCGCAGCCGATCTCGTGCTGACGGGCGAAGGGCGCTTCGATTCCAGCTCGCTCGACGGCAAGGGCCCGCTGAGCGTATTGACTGCCGCCCGCAAGGACGCGCGCAAGCTGCTGCTCTGCGGCGGCCTCGACCCGGCCGCAGTGGAGCAGGCGGCGCAAACGCTGCCCGGGCTGGAGGCGGTGGCCCTTACGCCAGACGACTGGCCGATCGAGCGGCGCTTGGCCGAAGGCGAAGAAGCGTTGCGGAAGCAGTTGGCGGCGTTGGATTAA
- a CDS encoding outer membrane beta-barrel protein, whose translation MFKHTVCFAAAAVAFATAGNAAFAQASGPDWRFQIGLSYTSGFSDLVDEFEAEGYEMDWEWPVGVNFLVGQDFANGLGWDATIGPMVFIFGDADAYVIPLGVGGRYTFTPEANIAPYVRAGLSYAFAGGDYLDTGDLGYTGAVGVEFNRDRRMSFGLEASYNSATVEFDHYWENDADVKTHEWQIGAFIAF comes from the coding sequence ATGTTCAAGCACACTGTTTGTTTCGCGGCGGCTGCCGTGGCGTTCGCAACTGCCGGTAACGCGGCTTTCGCCCAGGCTTCCGGTCCCGACTGGCGCTTCCAGATCGGCCTCAGCTATACCAGCGGCTTTAGTGATCTGGTGGACGAGTTCGAAGCGGAAGGCTACGAGATGGATTGGGAATGGCCGGTCGGCGTGAATTTCCTCGTCGGTCAGGACTTCGCCAACGGCCTGGGCTGGGATGCCACGATTGGGCCCATGGTCTTCATCTTTGGCGATGCCGACGCCTACGTGATTCCGCTGGGCGTAGGTGGCCGCTACACCTTCACCCCGGAGGCCAACATCGCTCCCTATGTGCGGGCGGGCCTCAGCTACGCCTTTGCCGGTGGCGATTACCTCGACACGGGCGATCTGGGCTACACGGGTGCCGTGGGAGTCGAGTTCAACCGCGACCGCCGTATGAGCTTCGGCCTCGAAGCTTCTTACAACAGCGCGACGGTGGAGTTCGACCACTATTGGGAGAATGATGCCGACGTGAAGACCCACGAGTGGCAAATCGGCGCGTTTATCGCGTTCTAA